One Candidatus Bathyarchaeia archaeon genomic window, GTGGCGGGACCCGCGAACATCTCTGTCGCTGTCTTCAGCATCGCAGAACTTCTCACTCTGATCATCCCACCGATCACTGCTGCTGTAGCTGTTGTCTTCGTAGCCGTGAGAAGAGAACATGCTCGCCGGGTCGCCATGCCAACGATGCCGTTTACAACGCCATTTCCCACGACAACCCTGACCGCCTACTGTGGAGCTTGTGGAAAGCTTCTCGGTCCAGCGGAACTATTCTGCATGACCTGTGGAACGCCTAGGGCTGGGTCTCCACAGCCATCTCCCGCTCAGCAATTGCCTCCATCATCTTCGGCCCCGTCCCCATGATCACAACGAGCATCTTCATCGCGGAAGTCTTATAGTAAACACGCTCGTGCGGTCGATTCCGATAGATTCTTGCCTCAACGAATCGGAATAGTAGGCGTCGGATATTCAGGCTTCGATTCGATGACTCCTGGCCTCTCAACCCGGGAGCTTATGTTCGAGGCTGCCACTCGCGCGTATGAGGATGTCGGAATAGACCCTCGGAAAGACGTTCAGAGCTTCGTCTGTTGCACCGAAGATTTCTGGGAAGGAATTAGCATAACTGACGAGTACATGCCCGACCAGTTAGGCGCAGTTCTGAGACCGCTCTGCACGATATCATCTGATGGAATTGTTGGGCTAGCAACGGCGTGTATGCATATTATGTCGGGCATAGCCGACGTTGCGGTTGTAGAGTCTCACAGCAAGATCTCAGACGTTCTGAATCCTAGCGAGATCTCGAGCTTTGCCCTGGACCCGATCTATGATCATCACGTCAACGCGGACCCGAGATTTGTGGCCGGGTTAGAAATGGTTCGCTATCTGAAAGACACGGCTACAAAAAGAGAATATTGTGCTCAGGTCGCCGTCAAGAACAAGAAAAACGCGCTCTTGAACCCTCGCGGAGTTCACGGAGCAAATCTGAACAAGGACGCGGTGCTCAACTCGAAGGTTGCATCTTCACCCCTCACCGAGCTGGAATCGAGCAAAGCTATCGATGGAAGCATCGTTTTCGTACTAGCCTCAGCCCAAAAGGCCAAGAAGCTTGGCGACCATACTGTCTGGATAAACGGGATCGGCTGGAGCTCTGACACGCCATGGATAGAGGATCGAGACATGGCAAAGGCCTCATACGCGGAACAATCGGCGGCCCGTGCGTACAAGATGGCGGGCGTACGGAACCCTCCAACGTACTTTGATCTCGCCGAGGTTGATGATACTTATTCCTACAAGGAGCTTCAGAGCCTCGAAGCCCTCAGACTAGCCGCAAAGGGCAAGGCCGGCAAGATGGCCGAGTCAGGCACTTTCGATAGAGATGGACGGTTGCCAGTGAACGCGTCTGGCGGGTCTCTTGGGGTTGGCCATCTATTAGAGGCGACTGGTCTTCATCGAGTTCTCGAGGCCGTTCTTCAACTCAGGGGACAAGCGGGACGGTTGCAGATTCCAAGAGTGAAGAAAGCTGTGGTCCAGAGCTGGAGAGGAATACCGACCGCGACCGGAGCCGTGGCGGTACTAGGGAACTAGGAGGAATCTGGAAATGAAAAATCGTGTAGCTATCGTTGGAGCAGGCATGACACTATTCAGACGCCGAATGCTCGAAAGCCCGAAAGAACTCTCTTTCGAAGCGACAAGAATGGCGCTCGACTCGGCGGGGCTTGAACTGAAAGACATCCAATCTGTGGTGTCCGGCTCGGCACCTGACGCGTTCGATGGCATACACAT contains:
- a CDS encoding acetyl-CoA acetyltransferase, which encodes MPQRIGIVGVGYSGFDSMTPGLSTRELMFEAATRAYEDVGIDPRKDVQSFVCCTEDFWEGISITDEYMPDQLGAVLRPLCTISSDGIVGLATACMHIMSGIADVAVVESHSKISDVLNPSEISSFALDPIYDHHVNADPRFVAGLEMVRYLKDTATKREYCAQVAVKNKKNALLNPRGVHGANLNKDAVLNSKVASSPLTELESSKAIDGSIVFVLASAQKAKKLGDHTVWINGIGWSSDTPWIEDRDMAKASYAEQSAARAYKMAGVRNPPTYFDLAEVDDTYSYKELQSLEALRLAAKGKAGKMAESGTFDRDGRLPVNASGGSLGVGHLLEATGLHRVLEAVLQLRGQAGRLQIPRVKKAVVQSWRGIPTATGAVAVLGN